A genomic stretch from Chitinophaga agri includes:
- a CDS encoding type I restriction-modification system subunit M, which produces MQKLTQKEINNILWKACDTFRGTIDATQYKDYILTMLFLKYVTDVWKDKKATYVEKYKGDDVRVERALRNERFQVPNECTFDHLFEQRNENNLGELINIALEKLEDANRSKLERVFRNIDFNSEPNLGQTKDRNRRLKNLLVDFSALDLQPTHLEGNDVIGDAYEYLIAKFASDAGKKAGEFYTPAEVSTLLAKLVDPQPGNRIADPACGSGSLLIKVGREVGNNNFSLYGQENNGSTWALARMNMFLHEMDNADIEWGDTLNNPRLLEGDQLMKFHIVVANPPFSLDKWGAENALADQYNRFYRGVPPKSKGDYAFITHMIETAYEDVGKVGVIVPHGVLFRGSGEGKIREQLIKENLLEAVIGLPANLFFGTGIPAAILLFNKGKGENKDVLFIDASREYQEDKNQNRLRQEDIQHIVKTYKIFKAAAPLATKEGAVLEDKYAYRATLNEVEENDYNLNIPRYVDTFEEEAPIDIPATQSEIKRIKEEMASIEKKMEEYLKELGF; this is translated from the coding sequence ATGCAGAAACTTACGCAAAAGGAGATTAATAATATTTTATGGAAGGCCTGCGATACTTTCCGTGGAACTATAGATGCAACCCAATATAAGGACTATATATTAACGATGTTGTTCCTTAAATATGTCACTGACGTTTGGAAGGACAAAAAAGCCACATATGTTGAAAAATATAAAGGAGACGATGTACGTGTCGAAAGGGCATTAAGGAACGAACGCTTCCAGGTACCCAACGAATGTACCTTCGATCACCTGTTTGAGCAACGCAATGAAAATAATTTGGGTGAGCTGATTAACATTGCGTTGGAGAAATTGGAAGACGCCAACCGCAGCAAACTGGAAAGGGTATTCAGAAATATTGACTTCAATAGTGAACCAAACCTTGGGCAAACCAAAGACCGTAACCGTCGCTTGAAAAACTTGCTGGTTGATTTTTCTGCATTGGATCTTCAGCCAACACATCTGGAGGGGAACGATGTAATTGGCGATGCATATGAATATCTCATTGCGAAGTTCGCAAGCGATGCGGGAAAAAAAGCCGGTGAATTTTATACGCCCGCGGAAGTGTCAACCTTGTTGGCAAAGCTGGTAGATCCTCAGCCTGGTAATCGTATCGCTGATCCTGCCTGCGGTTCCGGGTCCCTGTTGATTAAAGTGGGCCGCGAAGTCGGGAATAACAACTTTTCATTATATGGACAGGAAAACAATGGAAGTACATGGGCACTGGCCCGGATGAATATGTTCCTTCATGAAATGGATAATGCTGACATAGAATGGGGCGACACACTTAATAATCCCCGCTTACTGGAGGGAGATCAATTAATGAAATTCCACATTGTAGTGGCTAATCCACCATTTTCACTGGATAAGTGGGGTGCTGAAAATGCACTGGCGGATCAGTATAACCGTTTTTACCGGGGGGTCCCACCCAAGAGCAAAGGCGACTACGCATTTATCACTCACATGATTGAAACTGCTTATGAGGACGTAGGGAAGGTAGGAGTCATTGTACCACACGGGGTGCTGTTTCGGGGTAGCGGCGAAGGGAAAATCAGGGAACAATTAATAAAGGAAAATCTACTGGAAGCCGTAATTGGGCTGCCTGCCAATCTGTTTTTTGGCACCGGCATACCCGCAGCTATACTGCTATTCAATAAAGGAAAGGGTGAAAATAAAGATGTCTTGTTCATAGACGCCAGTCGCGAGTATCAGGAAGATAAAAATCAGAACCGTTTAAGACAGGAAGATATACAGCATATTGTAAAGACATACAAGATCTTCAAAGCTGCTGCACCGCTGGCAACCAAAGAAGGCGCCGTATTGGAAGACAAATATGCTTACCGTGCAACGCTGAATGAAGTTGAAGAAAATGATTACAACCTCAACATCCCTCGTTATGTGGATACCTTCGAAGAAGAAGCACCCATAGATATTCCTGCTACCCAGTCTGAAATCAAACGGATAAAGGAAGAAATGGCATCCATAGAAAAGAAGATGGAGGAGTATCTCAAAGAATTGGGATTTTAA
- a CDS encoding FecR family protein produces the protein MPVDPQYIEQLILQEILGNISPEDSITLKKILISDPHAQAMWQTIHERLAGIDIPSLQEDLPNTLPAAQIIAVARRRKRRKIMMTTTTSVAVILLLITVVYKILLPAFQPVSPAHIPLYALKTVVLQLPDGEIVHLGSGQQQLKAGGRTFREVDGKLSWSGGGTESQLATIIIPPGKDYIVQLSDGTAVTLNAATRMEFPLTFNGNRAIRINGEAYLQVARQDGIPFSVQLPNSTVQVLGTSFNVNTYDHTREQVLLESGAVKVVTRDGTLQLTPGEAAEYQPGTRPLAMAIDTAAALSWKHGYYSFTATPVKTVSKTIERNYRIRVILDSDITANRTLTTRLEKAEPLPELLRRLRKIDNIHYQFENGDSVLHLLYRP, from the coding sequence ATGCCGGTAGATCCCCAATACATTGAACAGCTGATACTGCAGGAGATACTGGGCAACATATCACCTGAAGATAGTATCACCCTCAAAAAGATCCTGATCAGCGATCCTCATGCACAAGCCATGTGGCAGACGATACATGAGCGTCTGGCGGGTATCGATATACCATCCTTACAGGAAGATCTTCCGAATACACTCCCGGCGGCACAGATCATTGCTGTGGCGAGGAGACGTAAGCGGCGGAAAATAATGATGACTACAACTACAAGCGTGGCGGTGATACTGCTACTGATAACGGTTGTCTATAAAATACTGCTTCCGGCGTTCCAGCCAGTTTCGCCGGCGCATATCCCATTGTATGCCCTCAAAACTGTGGTACTGCAGCTGCCCGATGGCGAAATCGTTCATCTGGGCAGCGGTCAGCAACAGCTAAAGGCAGGTGGGAGAACTTTCCGGGAAGTAGACGGAAAGCTGTCCTGGTCCGGTGGAGGTACCGAATCCCAGCTCGCTACCATAATTATTCCACCGGGCAAGGACTACATTGTGCAGCTTTCAGATGGTACAGCCGTCACTTTAAACGCCGCCACCCGAATGGAGTTTCCGCTAACATTTAACGGCAACAGAGCCATCCGGATCAATGGAGAGGCGTACCTGCAGGTCGCCAGGCAGGATGGTATTCCTTTCAGTGTGCAACTACCCAACAGTACTGTACAGGTCTTAGGGACCTCTTTTAATGTGAATACCTATGATCATACCCGTGAACAGGTATTACTGGAATCGGGCGCTGTAAAGGTGGTTACCAGAGACGGCACGTTGCAGCTCACTCCGGGCGAGGCAGCCGAGTATCAGCCTGGTACCCGTCCGCTTGCGATGGCAATAGACACGGCTGCGGCATTATCATGGAAACATGGGTATTATTCGTTCACAGCCACTCCGGTGAAGACCGTGAGTAAGACCATAGAAAGAAACTACAGGATAAGGGTGATCCTGGACTCTGATATCACAGCCAACAGGACATTGACTACAAGACTGGAAAAAGCCGAACCGCTGCCCGAGTTACTCAGGCGTCTAAGAAAGATTGACAACATTCATTACCAGTTTGAAAACGGCGACAGCGTTTTGCATTTGTTATACCGCCCGTAA
- a CDS encoding RNA polymerase sigma factor, translating into MKLLNHNHSEDELFLLIREGNEAAFDVFYHRHAGLLYTQAYVILQDKAAAQDAVQEVLIYLWNHRTTVKVNTTLPIYLCGAIRQHCATVLRKEVGIRNRHQIYTDLHTSVTHNAELERKELNKRIRSAMSMITPSCRKAFEMSYIEKKTLKEIAFIMNIKVQTAKNHVQEALKVLRRNLKKS; encoded by the coding sequence ATGAAGCTATTGAATCACAACCATTCAGAAGACGAACTATTTTTACTGATCAGGGAAGGCAATGAGGCAGCATTTGATGTCTTCTATCACCGTCATGCAGGTTTGTTATACACACAGGCATATGTCATCCTGCAGGATAAAGCGGCCGCTCAGGACGCGGTGCAGGAGGTGCTGATCTATTTATGGAATCACCGGACGACTGTCAAAGTCAATACGACACTCCCTATCTACCTGTGCGGTGCTATCAGGCAACATTGTGCAACGGTATTGAGGAAAGAAGTAGGCATCCGCAACCGCCATCAGATCTATACGGACCTGCATACATCTGTTACCCATAACGCTGAACTGGAAAGAAAGGAGCTGAATAAGCGGATACGGTCAGCGATGTCAATGATCACTCCCAGCTGCAGAAAGGCATTTGAAATGTCTTATATCGAGAAAAAGACCCTGAAAGAGATCGCCTTCATTATGAACATTAAAGTACAGACGGCCAAGAACCATGTCCAGGAGGCCCTGAAAGTGCTACGCAGGAATCTGAAAAAAAGTTGA
- a CDS encoding restriction endonuclease subunit S: MKKRIQISELCDIRFGFYSQPDTAGTVAYLQARQFNDDGRQIAAPDEYIQLDEKVAAHILKDDDVLFVGKGNRLFAWCYKYEGQPAVASSIFFVLRPHTHIIYPQYLAAILNTPLSKAAFSQIGGGTNILSIRKSELGAFEVPVPSMKQQKSIAALTQLYQQEIELTEQLIIQKRKIYTAIISKLTK, translated from the coding sequence TTGAAAAAAAGGATACAAATATCTGAGCTTTGCGATATACGGTTTGGTTTTTATAGCCAGCCAGACACTGCAGGTACTGTTGCCTATCTGCAAGCACGTCAATTCAATGATGACGGTAGGCAAATCGCCGCTCCAGATGAATATATACAGCTCGATGAGAAGGTGGCAGCACATATATTAAAAGATGACGATGTTTTGTTTGTTGGAAAGGGCAATAGATTGTTTGCATGGTGTTATAAATACGAAGGCCAACCGGCTGTCGCATCTTCGATATTTTTTGTTCTTCGGCCACATACGCACATCATTTATCCTCAATATCTTGCAGCCATTCTTAACACACCATTAAGCAAGGCTGCGTTCAGTCAAATTGGCGGTGGTACGAATATATTGTCCATTCGAAAATCAGAGCTTGGTGCGTTCGAAGTTCCCGTGCCATCAATGAAGCAACAAAAAAGTATAGCTGCTTTAACACAGTTATATCAGCAAGAAATCGAATTAACGGAGCAACTTATCATTCAAAAGAGAAAAATATACACGGCAATCATTTCTAAATTGACGAAATAA
- a CDS encoding RagB/SusD family nutrient uptake outer membrane protein, which yields MHWRLLLLIVCLLPASCRKLLDLDAPGDRVTNTSAFASNVSAAGVLTGLYYEMSAGGTFMGDHGISYLCALSADEFILQQEDELPLSMYRNEVLTTNVPFWRVMYQYIYRANGAIEGLTASTRLTPAIRQQLLGEAKFIRAFCYFYLVNLFGEVPLVTSTDYKVSAAMYRTPVHQVYSQIVYDLQDAQQLLREEYLLPDIVSVTTERVRPNRTAATALLARVYLYLENWPAAIAAATTVIDNRAVYDTVPLQQVFLKNSKEAIWQLHPVDKVFTDDAILFLQQRPVQLSKTLIQAFEQDDLRRRYWLYSASLAVPGKYQYTSETGPASEYLVVLRLAEQYLIRAEARLQTGDIDGAKDDLTVIRMRAGLSAVHAGSAHVLMKAVQQERRVELFAEWGHRWMDLKRWHATDEIMPAAAMAKGGSWQSYKGLYPVPHSEMLLNGHLSQNEGYPE from the coding sequence ATGCATTGGAGACTATTACTGCTGATCGTATGCCTGCTACCTGCCAGCTGTCGTAAACTACTGGATCTGGATGCGCCCGGAGACCGGGTGACCAATACTTCCGCCTTTGCTTCAAATGTCAGCGCGGCAGGTGTATTAACAGGACTGTACTATGAAATGAGTGCCGGTGGTACCTTTATGGGCGATCATGGCATCTCCTACCTCTGCGCACTCTCCGCAGATGAATTTATACTCCAACAGGAAGATGAACTGCCCTTATCCATGTATCGTAATGAGGTGCTCACAACCAATGTCCCTTTCTGGCGGGTCATGTACCAGTATATCTACCGGGCGAATGGCGCCATAGAAGGATTAACCGCTTCTACCCGTTTGACACCAGCTATCAGACAACAGTTACTGGGGGAAGCAAAGTTTATCAGGGCGTTCTGTTACTTCTACCTGGTGAATCTCTTCGGAGAAGTACCACTGGTGACATCAACGGATTATAAAGTGAGTGCTGCTATGTACCGCACGCCTGTGCATCAGGTATATAGCCAGATCGTGTATGATCTGCAGGATGCGCAGCAATTATTGCGGGAAGAATACCTGTTGCCAGATATTGTGTCTGTCACCACAGAACGGGTGAGGCCTAACAGGACCGCTGCCACCGCTTTGCTGGCCAGGGTATATTTGTATCTGGAGAACTGGCCCGCGGCTATAGCTGCCGCCACTACTGTAATAGACAACAGGGCGGTGTATGATACTGTTCCTTTGCAACAGGTCTTTTTGAAGAATAGTAAAGAAGCGATCTGGCAATTGCATCCTGTGGATAAAGTGTTCACGGATGACGCCATATTATTCCTCCAGCAGCGGCCGGTGCAGCTCAGCAAAACGTTGATACAGGCCTTTGAACAGGATGATCTGCGGAGGCGGTACTGGCTGTATAGCGCTAGTCTCGCCGTACCGGGTAAGTACCAGTATACCAGTGAGACCGGGCCGGCCAGCGAATACCTGGTCGTGCTCCGGCTGGCAGAGCAATATCTTATCAGGGCCGAAGCGCGTCTGCAAACCGGCGATATTGATGGTGCAAAGGACGACCTGACTGTGATACGCATGCGGGCGGGGTTGTCAGCCGTTCATGCCGGAAGCGCCCATGTACTGATGAAGGCTGTGCAACAGGAACGCCGTGTCGAATTATTCGCTGAATGGGGGCATCGCTGGATGGATCTGAAACGCTGGCATGCCACCGATGAGATCATGCCCGCCGCTGCCATGGCTAAAGGAGGCAGCTGGCAAAGCTATAAAGGCCTGTATCCTGTTCCGCATAGTGAGATGTTGCTGAATGGCCATTTGTCTCAAAATGAGGGGTATCCGGAATGA
- a CDS encoding SusC/RagA family TonB-linked outer membrane protein — protein MPKSARRCTLFILLYTCCCLQVNARQAGNRISITGRQLSLQSIFSKIQEQTGYYFSYNADIDVAQLMDVHFNNESLTIVLNTVLLPRYAWELDGHSINLKKALPGPATVKRYPPFNDTPALVMGRTLDETVIIAYGTTTQRVTTAICSWPVKVPTIARQVTTNPLLTLQGRVPGLLVTQSGGIGGSAVKVQLRGRNSLVNGTQPLYVIDGIPYNPVITGGLGSFIWGDKASAFNFINPDDVESIDVMKDADATAIYGSRGANGVILITTSKGKAGKAVIRAVVSTSLSHTARKVKLLNTSQYLDMRREAFKHDGVSPNQRNAPDLLLWDPQRYTDWQHELIGGTGHITSTQLSVSGGNDNYLYRLSGHYRKEHLVFPGSFGSTRGGLHISMSGKSTDQRFEANFSGSFLADNSDLPGSDFTSMIMLPPNAPPAYLDDGSLNYSWLNPYIGLIGPSFEGAVKNVLANVGLQYRILPGLILKTTMGYNWLTGRSAVLSPLAIIPPLLRNGRSGSSQHYRYEAISRIIEPQATYRLTKGSWQLHGLLGGTIQGYQEMRESLNADGFEDDALLRNIYYADSVYGKLESGAYRYVALFGRFGLNYQNRYLMNLSIRRDGSSRFGPRKQFASFGAIGTAWIFSEEPFMTPLKKVISFGKIRASYGTTGNDQIGDYQYLGEYNKADGAYQGVTGLKPVRLFNADFAWELTRKSEVALDLGFLHDRLLLSASYYLHRSSNQLISYPLPDITGAGSIIGNLPAVIRNNGLELSLSVERIQHNKLIWRSSFNISFGHNKLISYPDPTIPVEAVNPFVEGQALSQQYVATAMGVDPQTGTYQFADAENHPVPAAKAVENKAMDVAPFWYGGWVNNLDLGPFSMEILLHFVRQKGVNTTFDPDYMPGYQRNQYAVVQSRWQQPGDITDRQRYTQNGTLWSGYRKAMKSDLGYEDASFLRVRHVEVNWSFPKTTLRRLHLQEGKLYIQGQNLFTITRYKGLDPETQLRGTLPPLRVFTCGLKIAL, from the coding sequence ATGCCCAAATCAGCCAGACGCTGTACGCTCTTTATCCTGCTATATACCTGTTGCTGCTTACAGGTCAATGCCCGGCAGGCAGGCAACCGGATCTCGATCACCGGACGGCAGTTATCCCTGCAGTCCATCTTCTCAAAGATCCAGGAGCAAACCGGGTACTACTTCAGCTATAATGCAGATATCGACGTCGCCCAATTGATGGACGTTCACTTCAACAATGAATCGTTGACCATTGTATTGAATACCGTTCTGCTACCCCGTTATGCCTGGGAATTAGACGGGCATTCCATCAACCTGAAAAAAGCATTACCCGGCCCCGCCACTGTTAAACGTTACCCTCCTTTTAACGATACGCCTGCACTTGTTATGGGACGCACACTGGACGAAACGGTTATCATCGCCTATGGTACCACCACCCAGCGGGTCACTACAGCCATTTGCAGCTGGCCGGTCAAAGTACCCACTATCGCCAGACAGGTCACCACCAATCCGCTGCTGACCCTCCAGGGGCGTGTGCCCGGACTGCTGGTTACACAATCCGGCGGCATAGGCGGTTCGGCTGTTAAGGTCCAGCTGCGCGGACGAAACAGTCTTGTCAATGGTACGCAACCCCTCTATGTCATAGATGGTATCCCCTATAATCCTGTCATCACTGGTGGACTGGGCTCTTTCATCTGGGGCGATAAAGCCTCCGCCTTTAACTTTATCAATCCGGATGATGTGGAAAGTATTGACGTCATGAAAGATGCTGATGCCACCGCTATTTATGGTTCCAGGGGGGCTAATGGCGTTATCCTCATTACTACCAGTAAGGGAAAGGCCGGTAAAGCCGTCATCAGGGCCGTCGTGTCTACCAGCCTGTCACACACTGCCCGTAAAGTCAAACTATTAAATACTTCCCAATACCTGGACATGCGTCGCGAAGCTTTCAAGCATGACGGGGTCTCTCCTAATCAAAGAAATGCGCCCGACCTGCTGTTATGGGATCCGCAACGATACACAGACTGGCAGCACGAACTGATCGGTGGTACCGGCCATATTACCAGCACGCAACTTTCTGTTTCCGGTGGCAATGATAATTATCTCTACCGCCTCAGTGGGCACTATAGAAAAGAACACCTGGTATTTCCCGGTTCTTTCGGTAGCACGCGTGGTGGTCTGCACATCAGCATGAGCGGTAAATCAACTGATCAGCGCTTTGAAGCCAATTTCTCCGGCAGCTTCCTGGCCGATAACAGCGATCTGCCCGGGTCGGATTTCACCAGCATGATCATGCTGCCGCCTAATGCACCTCCCGCCTACCTCGACGATGGCAGTCTGAATTATTCCTGGCTAAATCCATATATCGGTCTTATTGGTCCTTCATTTGAAGGTGCCGTAAAGAACGTACTGGCCAACGTCGGACTACAATATCGTATCCTCCCCGGCCTGATACTCAAAACCACCATGGGCTATAACTGGCTGACCGGTCGCTCTGCCGTGCTCTCGCCGCTGGCTATCATTCCTCCGCTTCTCCGGAATGGCCGTAGTGGTTCTTCCCAGCATTATCGTTATGAGGCGATTTCCCGCATTATCGAGCCGCAGGCGACATACAGGCTCACCAAAGGTAGCTGGCAGCTTCACGGCCTCTTAGGAGGCACAATACAGGGGTATCAGGAGATGCGTGAGAGCCTGAATGCGGATGGCTTCGAAGATGATGCCCTGCTACGCAATATCTACTATGCCGATTCTGTATACGGTAAGCTGGAAAGTGGCGCCTACCGGTATGTCGCTTTGTTCGGCCGTTTCGGACTGAATTATCAGAATCGCTATCTGATGAACCTCAGCATCCGCCGTGACGGCAGTAGCCGCTTCGGTCCCAGGAAGCAGTTCGCCAGCTTCGGTGCGATAGGAACGGCCTGGATCTTCTCTGAAGAGCCCTTCATGACGCCATTAAAAAAGGTCATCAGTTTCGGTAAAATACGGGCCAGCTACGGCACTACCGGTAATGATCAGATAGGCGATTATCAATACCTGGGTGAATATAATAAAGCAGATGGCGCCTACCAGGGGGTAACAGGTCTTAAGCCTGTCCGGTTGTTCAATGCCGATTTTGCCTGGGAACTGACCCGTAAGTCTGAGGTAGCCCTCGACCTGGGTTTCCTGCACGACAGACTCCTGTTGTCGGCCAGCTATTACCTCCACCGTTCCTCTAATCAGCTGATCTCCTACCCACTGCCGGATATTACCGGCGCAGGCAGCATTATCGGTAACCTCCCGGCTGTGATCCGGAATAACGGGTTGGAATTGTCCCTGAGCGTCGAACGTATCCAGCACAACAAGCTGATCTGGCGTTCCAGCTTTAATATCTCCTTCGGACACAATAAACTCATTAGTTACCCTGATCCTACTATTCCTGTAGAGGCGGTGAACCCATTTGTAGAAGGACAGGCGTTGTCGCAGCAATATGTCGCTACTGCAATGGGCGTCGATCCGCAAACAGGCACATATCAGTTCGCAGATGCGGAGAACCATCCTGTACCCGCCGCCAAAGCTGTAGAGAACAAGGCCATGGATGTAGCGCCCTTCTGGTATGGTGGCTGGGTGAATAACCTGGACCTTGGCCCGTTCAGTATGGAGATCTTGTTACACTTCGTGCGGCAGAAAGGGGTGAATACCACATTCGATCCTGACTATATGCCCGGTTATCAGCGAAATCAATATGCTGTGGTACAGTCCAGATGGCAACAGCCCGGTGATATCACTGACCGGCAACGGTACACCCAGAATGGTACACTATGGAGCGGCTATAGAAAAGCTATGAAAAGCGACCTGGGATATGAGGATGCTTCCTTCCTCCGCGTCCGGCATGTGGAGGTCAACTGGTCATTTCCCAAAACTACCTTACGCCGTCTGCATTTACAGGAAGGGAAGCTGTATATACAGGGGCAAAATCTGTTCACCATCACACGTTACAAAGGACTGGACCCGGAAACGCAACTACGGGGGACGTTACCGCCCTTACGGGTGTTTACATGCGGATTAAAAATAGCACTCTAA
- a CDS encoding alpha/beta hydrolase family protein: MLTFFRILLLLCCCQLTAWSQKKRIDNDSWRTWTSLSPHYGIRDDGQYCWFQYGAPATGDTLIYSGIRNNIHYAFPRGFNANFSDKYFSCQLPGDSLVLVINDSIHYLTGVQYYQLNNHQLITQYTDSLIWQDLNNYQTKNIWKGPVQQVVFDGKQLAFTANNHLRHYTSGIDSTQLLSTNCAGGLQFSRDGNYLLYKEPVPHTTASPKLRIWHYSDYYLQKPPHMPVTQALRLATKQAFPVNTPNTQIVWWDGGRYLITQNTLNHPEYYWNKKILSTLYLVDTHSGDIKMIAANKDKLLLQPAVSPTGRFMTWYDPSTGRICCYELATRHTRALIQGIGVAQWATGDSAVFIHTNNDIWKVDPRNIAPPVNLTHGRKQHLVFRLLFPGIATAFNTKTKRNGYWKWDQGRFTPATMNDALFYFPRYPLDKYPPVKARDTSIYLVTAMQAGYSPNVSFTADFNTFTPLTAIHPEDGYNWMHVTLTKHGLLYKPADFDPQKKYPVIFHYYEESKDYLHRYLTPALSEGALNIPWYVSNGYIVFVPHIQTKKRHPGSSAAKAVIRAARYLSAFSWVDTKKIGLQGHSFGGYVTNYLVTHSTLFAAAQASAGPVDFLSGYGAVRKITGAAMQPLYEQGQNKMGTTPWDHPRLYLNNSPIIQADKIHTPLLLMHNDNDNAVPFAQSIELFTALRRLQKRVWLLQYTGEGHQLFKDEDRSDFTRRQQQFFDHYLKDQPMPDWMKDH, encoded by the coding sequence TTGTTAACCTTTTTCAGAATACTACTGCTACTTTGTTGCTGTCAGTTAACTGCCTGGTCACAAAAAAAGAGAATTGATAATGACTCCTGGCGCACCTGGACATCCCTGTCTCCGCATTATGGCATCCGGGATGACGGACAATACTGCTGGTTTCAGTACGGTGCACCGGCAACAGGCGACACGCTAATATACAGCGGCATCAGGAATAATATACATTATGCATTTCCACGCGGCTTTAACGCTAATTTTTCTGATAAATATTTCAGTTGTCAGTTACCGGGCGATAGCCTGGTGCTTGTCATCAACGATAGTATCCACTACCTGACCGGTGTACAATACTACCAACTCAACAACCATCAGCTCATTACACAATATACTGACTCGCTGATCTGGCAGGACCTTAACAATTATCAGACAAAAAACATCTGGAAAGGGCCTGTGCAACAAGTAGTTTTCGATGGAAAACAACTCGCGTTCACAGCAAATAATCATCTCCGACATTACACATCCGGTATAGATAGCACGCAATTACTATCTACCAACTGCGCCGGTGGACTACAATTCTCCCGGGACGGCAACTATTTACTCTATAAGGAACCAGTGCCTCATACAACCGCTTCTCCTAAACTACGCATCTGGCACTACAGCGACTACTATCTGCAAAAGCCGCCACATATGCCAGTCACACAGGCGCTCCGTCTGGCAACAAAGCAGGCTTTCCCCGTCAACACACCCAACACGCAGATCGTATGGTGGGATGGCGGCCGGTATCTCATCACACAAAACACCCTGAACCACCCCGAATATTATTGGAACAAAAAAATCCTTTCCACCCTTTACCTGGTAGATACTCACAGCGGGGACATAAAAATGATCGCTGCGAATAAAGACAAACTATTATTACAACCTGCCGTATCTCCAACCGGGCGTTTTATGACATGGTACGACCCATCAACAGGCCGCATCTGCTGTTATGAGCTGGCCACCAGACACACCCGCGCGCTCATACAAGGCATCGGGGTAGCACAATGGGCTACCGGCGATAGCGCTGTATTTATTCATACTAACAACGACATCTGGAAGGTTGACCCCAGAAACATAGCCCCCCCTGTCAATCTTACCCATGGGCGTAAACAGCATCTCGTCTTTCGTCTGCTTTTTCCGGGCATCGCTACCGCATTCAACACAAAAACGAAAAGAAATGGTTACTGGAAATGGGACCAGGGACGATTCACACCCGCAACAATGAATGATGCGCTCTTCTACTTCCCGCGCTACCCACTGGATAAATATCCACCAGTGAAAGCAAGAGATACCAGCATCTATCTCGTTACCGCTATGCAGGCCGGGTACTCACCTAATGTATCCTTCACGGCGGATTTCAATACATTCACTCCGTTGACGGCTATCCATCCGGAAGATGGATACAACTGGATGCACGTGACACTGACGAAACACGGATTGCTCTACAAACCGGCAGACTTCGATCCGCAGAAAAAATATCCTGTTATCTTCCATTATTACGAAGAAAGTAAAGACTACCTGCACCGGTATTTAACACCTGCATTAAGTGAGGGCGCTTTAAATATTCCCTGGTACGTCAGCAATGGCTATATCGTGTTCGTACCACACATACAAACAAAGAAAAGGCATCCTGGCAGCAGTGCAGCAAAAGCCGTCATCCGCGCAGCAAGATACCTGTCAGCATTCTCCTGGGTAGATACAAAGAAAATAGGATTACAGGGGCATAGTTTCGGGGGATATGTCACCAATTATCTCGTGACACATTCCACCTTATTCGCAGCAGCACAGGCATCTGCCGGTCCGGTGGATTTCCTGAGCGGATATGGTGCTGTGCGGAAGATCACAGGAGCGGCAATGCAACCTTTATACGAACAGGGACAGAACAAAATGGGAACAACACCATGGGACCATCCACGGTTATATCTTAACAATTCTCCGATCATCCAGGCAGACAAAATACATACGCCGCTACTACTAATGCACAACGACAATGACAATGCCGTGCCATTTGCCCAGAGCATAGAACTGTTCACGGCTTTAAGACGGCTGCAAAAGCGAGTATGGTTACTCCAATATACCGGTGAAGGCCATCAGCTATTCAAAGACGAGGATCGATCAGATTTCACCCGCCGGCAACAGCAGTTCTTTGATCACTATCTCAAAGACCAACCGATGCCGGACTGGATGAAAGATCACTGA